In Paenibacillus guangzhouensis, a single window of DNA contains:
- a CDS encoding cation diffusion facilitator family transporter yields MRNERSAKAEAGAWVGIIGNLLLAVMKGIVGWYSGSKALLADAFHSASDIAGSLAVLVGIRAARIPPDKDHPYGHGKAESIAAIVVSILLVFVGFEIARSSILAIFSGVHEAPKGYAVLAIIISIIVKEAMFQYKYRLGRKLGSQALIANAWEHRSDVYSSLAALVGVGGALVGEWQHVPWLYYLDPLAGLAVAVLVLRMGYRLVVEAIHNTMDHVLHDEDSKELIDAVLSVNGVIEVDELRAREHGHYVIVDVKLSVNPRISVLEGHRIGKRVKQHLMNQFTHVSDVFIHVNPFDPGFPYKSNHHMLDDDHPTLLQ; encoded by the coding sequence ATGAGAAATGAGCGTTCCGCTAAGGCGGAAGCGGGAGCATGGGTAGGAATCATTGGCAATTTATTGTTAGCCGTCATGAAAGGAATCGTCGGATGGTATTCAGGCAGTAAGGCCTTACTCGCCGATGCATTTCATTCGGCTTCCGATATTGCAGGATCGCTTGCGGTCCTCGTAGGCATTCGAGCTGCACGCATTCCACCGGATAAAGATCATCCTTATGGTCATGGCAAAGCGGAATCCATTGCAGCCATTGTTGTATCGATTCTGCTCGTATTCGTTGGGTTCGAGATTGCACGCAGTTCGATTCTTGCCATCTTCTCAGGCGTACATGAAGCACCCAAAGGGTATGCGGTTCTCGCGATTATCATCTCGATTATCGTGAAAGAAGCCATGTTCCAATATAAATATCGACTTGGTCGCAAATTAGGAAGCCAGGCGCTAATCGCCAATGCTTGGGAGCATCGATCGGATGTCTATTCATCGTTAGCAGCACTCGTTGGTGTTGGCGGAGCACTGGTAGGGGAATGGCAGCATGTGCCTTGGCTATACTATCTGGATCCGCTGGCAGGTCTAGCTGTCGCGGTCTTAGTGCTGCGAATGGGTTATCGTCTTGTCGTTGAAGCCATTCATAACACAATGGATCATGTATTGCACGACGAAGATTCGAAGGAATTGATTGATGCGGTCTTGTCTGTCAATGGGGTCATTGAGGTAGATGAGCTTCGTGCGAGAGAACATGGACATTATGTGATCGTCGATGTGAAGCTAAGTGTAAATCCACGGATTTCCGTGTTGGAGGGCCACCGGATTGGCAAGCGAGTGAAGCAGCATCTCATGAATCAATTCACCCATGTATCGGATGTGTTCATTCATGTGAACCCGTTCGATCCAGGATTTCCATATAAGAGTAACCATCACATGCTTGATGATGATCATCCGACGTTGCTTCAATAA
- the recJ gene encoding single-stranded-DNA-specific exonuclease RecJ, with protein sequence MLHSKMKWLLKENPQPEQVQRLAEETGVSSFIAQLLIVRGIDTVEQVEMFLRGSLTDLHDPFLLKGMTAAVERIERALEQGEKIRIYGDYDADGVSSTSLMIELFRALGANFDTYIPHRMTEGYGMNIPAMDHAAEHGVQLIVTVDTGISAVDQIAYANQLGIDVVVTDHHEPPEILPNAVALVNPKIHDCPYPFKGLAGVGVAFKLAHALLGRVPEELLEFVTLGTIADLMPLNGENRILVRYGLERMRRSTNLGVRALFETADMKLPQIGSTQVAFAMAPRINASGRLEHAMQAVELLTTRDPGQAKQLAVHLDALNRARQDLVEEITVEAVQQLELKMASSQDGALPKVIVLAGEGWNVGVIGIVASKILERYYRPTLILGIDAETGMCKGSARSIEGFNLYEALTECSELLDHYGGHEAAAGLTMERDHLAAFEARMISLAERCITAEHEMASIEIDLECKLSEATVAFIESLEELAPFGMANPAPRVKMRGLRLKESRQIGQEKQHLKLTLAEGRLELDAISFRNGPLAGLMNDEAVLDLVGELQINEWNGRRKAQLLVQDLAVPHVQCYDGRGTRNPQQYIEKTHVAWEQAGRFSIYGPKQHGIVASDAYWRQWDEPPFDTDTFTCLVYDQEVGLRPISSISKQQHFEVADLQSLYLIELPEEVTVVDAILQYAARLERIYVLYDNLPAEDCLRVPSREEFKRVYVDMMRERSWSASESGNAFIRGMKQRTGLSDRTLQHVMEVFTELGFIQEVSGRVVIVEQPQKADLTTAQAYRDLERKSAVEEQLLAVSASQLARRFGRQYL encoded by the coding sequence ATGCTTCATTCCAAAATGAAGTGGTTGCTCAAAGAAAATCCACAGCCGGAACAGGTGCAACGATTGGCGGAAGAGACAGGTGTGTCTTCGTTCATCGCGCAGCTGCTCATTGTTCGAGGAATCGATACCGTCGAACAAGTGGAAATGTTCCTGCGTGGATCATTGACAGATTTGCACGACCCGTTCTTATTAAAAGGAATGACTGCTGCTGTCGAACGAATCGAGCGAGCGCTCGAGCAAGGAGAGAAGATTCGCATTTATGGGGACTATGATGCAGATGGGGTATCGAGTACATCCTTAATGATTGAATTGTTCCGTGCGCTTGGTGCAAATTTCGATACGTATATCCCGCATCGAATGACGGAAGGATACGGTATGAATATCCCTGCCATGGATCATGCAGCGGAGCATGGTGTCCAGTTGATTGTGACGGTGGATACGGGGATTAGTGCCGTCGATCAAATTGCGTATGCGAATCAATTGGGAATTGATGTGGTTGTTACAGATCATCATGAGCCGCCGGAAATATTGCCGAATGCGGTCGCGCTTGTCAATCCCAAAATACATGATTGCCCCTATCCGTTCAAAGGATTAGCGGGCGTTGGCGTTGCCTTCAAGTTGGCACATGCACTACTCGGTAGAGTTCCAGAAGAATTATTGGAATTCGTTACGCTGGGGACGATCGCAGATTTAATGCCATTAAACGGGGAGAATCGGATTCTTGTACGCTACGGCCTTGAACGTATGCGTCGTTCGACCAATTTAGGCGTGCGCGCATTATTCGAGACAGCTGACATGAAGCTGCCTCAGATCGGTTCAACGCAAGTCGCGTTTGCGATGGCACCTCGGATCAATGCGAGTGGTCGATTGGAGCATGCCATGCAGGCAGTAGAGCTCCTGACGACCCGAGATCCTGGACAAGCCAAGCAGTTAGCGGTGCATCTCGATGCATTGAACCGAGCAAGGCAGGATTTAGTGGAGGAAATTACTGTCGAAGCGGTCCAGCAGCTGGAACTGAAGATGGCGAGCTCCCAGGATGGCGCATTGCCTAAAGTCATCGTCCTTGCAGGAGAAGGCTGGAACGTTGGCGTTATCGGGATTGTTGCTTCCAAAATTCTCGAACGTTATTACCGTCCGACGTTGATTCTGGGGATAGATGCTGAGACGGGGATGTGCAAAGGATCCGCTCGTTCAATCGAAGGATTTAATTTGTATGAAGCGTTAACAGAATGTTCTGAATTATTAGATCATTATGGTGGACACGAAGCCGCTGCAGGCCTTACAATGGAGCGGGATCATCTTGCTGCATTCGAAGCGCGGATGATCTCGCTTGCTGAACGCTGTATCACGGCGGAACATGAAATGGCTTCTATTGAGATAGATCTTGAATGCAAATTGTCTGAAGCGACCGTTGCATTCATTGAATCACTGGAGGAGCTCGCTCCGTTCGGTATGGCGAATCCAGCGCCTCGCGTGAAGATGCGTGGGCTTCGGCTGAAGGAGTCAAGACAAATCGGCCAGGAGAAGCAGCATCTCAAATTGACGCTTGCGGAGGGTCGGTTGGAGCTTGATGCGATTTCCTTCCGGAATGGTCCGCTCGCGGGTCTCATGAATGATGAAGCTGTACTTGATCTCGTGGGAGAACTTCAGATCAATGAATGGAACGGCCGCAGGAAAGCGCAGCTGCTTGTACAAGATTTAGCGGTTCCGCATGTGCAATGTTATGATGGTCGCGGGACACGTAATCCGCAGCAATATATTGAGAAGACGCATGTGGCGTGGGAACAAGCGGGTCGATTCTCAATCTACGGACCGAAGCAACATGGTATTGTTGCAAGCGACGCTTACTGGAGACAATGGGATGAGCCTCCGTTTGATACGGATACATTTACGTGTCTGGTATATGATCAAGAGGTTGGATTAAGACCAATTTCGAGCATATCGAAGCAGCAGCATTTCGAGGTGGCGGATCTACAATCGTTGTACCTCATCGAATTGCCTGAGGAAGTGACTGTCGTCGACGCGATCCTTCAGTATGCTGCCAGGCTGGAACGCATTTATGTCCTCTACGATAACCTGCCAGCGGAAGATTGCTTGCGTGTTCCTTCAAGAGAGGAATTTAAACGTGTCTATGTGGATATGATGAGAGAACGGTCATGGTCTGCTAGTGAATCGGGAAATGCCTTTATTCGAGGGATGAAGCAGCGAACAGGACTCTCGGATCGAACGCTGCAGCATGTGATGGAGGTATTCACGGAGCTTGGTTTCATTCAAGAAGTGTCGGGACGCGTCGTCATTGTCGAGCAGCCGCAAAAAGCTGACTTGACCACGGCACAAGCTTATCGCGATCTTGAACGTAAGTCTGCTGTAGAAGAGCAATTATTAGCCGTATCGGCCTCGCAGCTCGCTAGACGATTCGGGCGCCAATACTTGTAA
- a CDS encoding adenine phosphoribosyltransferase, producing MDFKQQIRVIEDFPQPGISFKDITTLLKNGEAYREAINAMKELIKDKEIDLIAGPEARGFVVGAPLAYAFGVGFVPIRKSGKLPGETIEVGYDLEYGSDKLAMHKDAIKPGQKVLIADDLLATGGTICTSVNLVQQLGGEVVGAAFLIELAELNGRDRLENIDVISLLTY from the coding sequence ATGGATTTCAAACAACAGATTCGTGTTATTGAGGATTTTCCGCAACCAGGGATTAGCTTTAAGGATATTACGACCCTTCTTAAGAACGGTGAAGCATACCGCGAAGCGATCAATGCCATGAAAGAATTGATCAAGGATAAAGAAATCGATCTTATCGCAGGACCAGAAGCACGCGGATTTGTCGTAGGTGCTCCGCTTGCTTATGCGTTTGGAGTAGGGTTCGTGCCGATTCGTAAGAGCGGCAAATTACCGGGAGAGACAATTGAAGTCGGTTATGACCTTGAGTATGGTTCAGATAAATTAGCGATGCACAAAGATGCCATTAAGCCGGGTCAGAAGGTTCTTATCGCGGATGACCTGCTTGCAACAGGCGGTACAATCTGCACGTCCGTGAATCTCGTTCAACAACTGGGTGGCGAAGTTGTAGGAGCTGCATTCTTGATTGAGCTGGCGGAATTGAACGGTCGGGATAGACTTGAGAACATTGACGTCATTTCATTGCTGACTTACTAA
- the uraA gene encoding uracil permease, producing MSQREIQVHERPPLGKGAILSIQHLFAMFGSTVLVPNLFGIDPGIVLLMNGIGTLLYLFLCKMQIPAYLGSSFAFISPIGVVLAMKGGNGYADALGGFIITGVIFCLVALLIKVAGTNWIHVLFPPAAMGAIVAVIGLELVPVAASMSGLIGSGAEWTPDSKVITVSLVTLGVTIIGNVMFRGFFKIIPILIGIIVGYAVAAMVGIVNWDTVTEASIFSFPHITTPTFNWTAIITIIPAALVVIVEHVGHLMVTSNIVGKDLSKDPGLHRSLLGNGISTIISGFVGSTPNTTYGENIGVMALTKVYSTFVIAGAAIFAILMSFFGKFSALISSIPVPVMGGVSLMLFGVIAASGLRILVESKVDFGKPTNLLLTTLVIVIGISGAKLTIGHVELKGMALATIVAIFLSLFFTIIEKIGWSNEK from the coding sequence TTGTCACAAAGAGAAATTCAAGTCCATGAAAGACCTCCGCTCGGCAAAGGCGCAATCCTGAGTATTCAGCATTTGTTCGCCATGTTCGGGTCGACCGTTCTCGTTCCGAACTTGTTCGGTATTGATCCAGGTATTGTTCTGCTGATGAACGGGATCGGGACACTGCTCTATTTATTCTTATGTAAAATGCAAATCCCCGCGTACCTCGGCTCCAGCTTTGCATTTATTTCTCCGATCGGTGTTGTGCTCGCGATGAAAGGCGGCAACGGCTATGCCGATGCGCTAGGCGGATTCATTATCACGGGGGTTATCTTCTGTCTCGTCGCTCTACTCATCAAGGTTGCAGGGACAAATTGGATTCATGTGCTCTTCCCTCCAGCAGCGATGGGGGCGATCGTAGCGGTTATCGGTCTTGAACTTGTTCCAGTTGCAGCGAGTATGTCTGGCCTTATCGGTTCTGGTGCAGAATGGACACCCGATTCCAAGGTTATTACGGTATCCCTTGTCACGCTTGGCGTAACGATTATTGGGAATGTGATGTTCCGCGGTTTCTTCAAAATCATTCCGATTCTGATCGGGATTATCGTAGGATATGCAGTTGCAGCGATGGTAGGCATTGTGAACTGGGATACCGTTACGGAGGCAAGTATCTTCTCCTTCCCGCACATTACAACACCGACATTCAACTGGACAGCGATCATCACAATCATCCCTGCGGCCCTCGTCGTTATCGTGGAGCACGTCGGACACTTGATGGTAACCAGCAACATTGTCGGCAAGGACCTATCGAAAGACCCAGGGCTTCACCGCTCCCTGCTTGGTAACGGGATTTCCACCATTATCTCCGGGTTCGTAGGATCTACACCAAATACAACATACGGCGAAAATATCGGCGTTATGGCGTTAACCAAAGTATATTCCACCTTCGTCATTGCAGGTGCAGCGATTTTCGCGATTCTCATGTCCTTCTTCGGTAAATTCTCTGCGCTGATCTCGAGTATTCCTGTACCGGTTATGGGCGGCGTTTCACTTATGCTCTTCGGTGTCATCGCAGCATCGGGTCTGCGTATCTTGGTCGAATCCAAAGTCGACTTCGGCAAACCGACGAACTTATTGCTTACGACACTTGTTATCGTCATCGGAATCAGCGGCGCGAAATTGACGATCGGTCATGTTGAACTCAAAGGGATGGCGCTTGCGACGATCGTGGCGATCTTCCTCAGCTTGTTCTTCACGATCATCGAGAAAATCGGCTGGTCGAACGAAAAATAA
- a CDS encoding RelA/SpoT family protein: MGIEKLLEKASAYIKPQDLQRIQEAYDFAEKAHINQVRKSGEPYILHPLAVADIVVNMQMDTTSIIAALLHDVVEDTSVSLDTIREKFGNTCALLVDGLTKLEKIQFRSKEEQQNENYRKMFVAMAQDIRVIVIKLADRLHNMRTLKYQSEESQRRIAYETLEIFCPIAHRLGISAIKWEMEDIALRYLNPQQYYRIANLVQKKRVEREQYIDNVIGRIKEKLDEMGIEADLSGRPKHIYSVYKKMTTKNKQFNEIYDLLAIRIIVDNIKDCYATLGIIHTLWKPMPGRFKDYIAMPKANMYQSLHTTVIGPNGEPTEVQIRTWEMHRTSEFGIAAHWAYKEGSVVPAGNFEDKMNWFREILELQQETKDASEFMESLKMDFFSDLVFVFTPKGEVIELPAGSVPLDFAYRIHTEVGNRTIGAKVNGRIVPLEHKLKTGDIVEILTSKHSYGPSQDWVKIAQSSHARSKIKQWFKKERREENVEKGRELLERELKRLALEPSAWLTDDKLLEVAKKFTFNDVEDMLSAIGFSGITAAQICTRLTEKMRKEAEEASLIELTNEVREVKTAAPERKSRPTNGVRVKGIDNLLVRFARCCNPIPGDDIIGYITRGRGVSVHRTDCTNIPKDDDADEAARVIEVEWEQTVEANYSVDIEITGLDRRGMLNEVLQAVSESKTNISAVSGRSDKNKMSLIHMTILIRNNDHLQSVVDKIKRVRDVYSVHRMMQ; encoded by the coding sequence ATGGGCATTGAAAAGTTACTTGAGAAGGCATCCGCATATATCAAACCACAGGACTTGCAGCGTATACAGGAAGCCTACGATTTTGCTGAGAAGGCCCATATTAATCAGGTGCGCAAATCGGGAGAACCTTATATTCTTCACCCCCTTGCGGTTGCTGATATTGTGGTTAATATGCAGATGGATACGACATCCATTATTGCAGCGCTATTGCATGATGTAGTTGAAGACACATCGGTCTCCTTGGATACCATTCGAGAGAAGTTCGGCAATACTTGCGCTTTGCTCGTGGATGGCCTAACCAAACTCGAGAAGATTCAGTTCCGATCCAAAGAGGAACAACAGAACGAGAATTATCGAAAAATGTTCGTAGCGATGGCGCAGGATATTCGCGTTATCGTTATTAAGCTTGCAGACCGACTGCATAACATGCGAACGTTGAAATACCAATCGGAAGAAAGCCAACGACGTATCGCCTATGAAACGCTGGAGATTTTCTGTCCCATCGCACACCGGCTTGGTATTTCCGCTATCAAATGGGAGATGGAGGACATTGCCCTCAGGTACTTGAACCCACAGCAATACTACCGGATTGCGAATCTCGTACAGAAGAAGCGTGTTGAGCGGGAACAGTATATTGATAATGTCATTGGACGAATTAAAGAGAAGCTGGATGAGATGGGGATCGAAGCGGATTTGTCCGGACGCCCTAAGCATATTTACAGTGTGTACAAGAAAATGACGACGAAGAACAAGCAGTTCAATGAGATCTATGATCTGCTCGCGATTCGGATCATTGTCGATAATATTAAAGATTGTTATGCGACACTTGGGATCATCCATACGCTGTGGAAGCCGATGCCTGGCAGATTCAAAGATTATATCGCCATGCCCAAAGCAAACATGTATCAATCTTTGCATACCACGGTGATCGGGCCGAACGGTGAACCAACAGAGGTGCAGATCCGTACATGGGAGATGCATCGTACGTCTGAGTTCGGTATCGCAGCCCACTGGGCATACAAAGAGGGAAGTGTCGTGCCTGCTGGGAATTTCGAGGACAAAATGAATTGGTTCCGCGAAATACTAGAGCTCCAGCAAGAGACCAAAGATGCGTCAGAGTTCATGGAATCACTCAAAATGGACTTCTTTTCGGATCTTGTGTTTGTTTTTACGCCAAAAGGCGAAGTGATCGAATTGCCTGCAGGATCCGTTCCACTGGATTTTGCTTATCGCATTCATACTGAAGTCGGGAATCGGACGATCGGTGCGAAGGTCAATGGTCGGATCGTGCCGCTTGAGCACAAATTGAAGACGGGCGATATCGTCGAAATTCTGACATCGAAGCATTCCTACGGTCCGAGTCAGGACTGGGTCAAAATTGCGCAATCCTCGCATGCACGCAGCAAAATTAAGCAATGGTTCAAAAAAGAGCGTCGTGAAGAGAATGTGGAGAAAGGCCGCGAATTGCTCGAGCGCGAGCTTAAGCGCCTTGCGCTAGAGCCTTCCGCTTGGTTGACGGACGATAAATTGCTCGAAGTCGCGAAGAAATTCACCTTCAACGATGTAGAAGATATGTTATCGGCTATTGGGTTCAGCGGCATAACGGCGGCTCAAATCTGCACAAGACTGACGGAGAAAATGCGTAAGGAAGCAGAAGAAGCTAGCTTGATCGAACTAACGAACGAAGTGCGGGAAGTGAAGACGGCGGCGCCGGAGCGGAAATCGCGTCCGACGAACGGCGTACGGGTCAAAGGGATCGATAATCTGCTCGTACGGTTCGCACGCTGCTGCAATCCGATTCCTGGTGATGACATTATCGGTTATATTACGCGTGGACGCGGGGTGTCTGTTCACCGGACGGATTGTACGAACATTCCGAAGGATGATGACGCTGATGAAGCAGCGCGTGTCATTGAGGTCGAGTGGGAACAGACGGTTGAAGCGAACTATAGTGTGGATATCGAGATTACAGGACTGGATCGCCGCGGCATGTTGAATGAGGTGCTTCAGGCTGTATCGGAGAGCAAGACAAATATCTCGGCGGTGTCTGGCCGTTCAGATAAGAATAAGATGTCGCTCATTCATATGACGATCCTCATTCGGAACAATGATCACTTGCAATCGGTGGTCGACAAAATTAAGCGTGTCAGAGATGTGTATTCCGTTCATCGGATGATGCAATAA
- the dtd gene encoding D-aminoacyl-tRNA deacylase, whose protein sequence is MKVVVQRCKAASVIVSGETIGQIEHGLMLLVGITHEDTEQDVRYAADKIAGLRIFEDEQEKMNFSVVDVGGQILSVSQFTLYGDVRKGKRPNFMAAARPEQAEQLYELFNARLRELGLVVETGRFGAMMDVVFTNSGPVTLIVDSKQA, encoded by the coding sequence ATGAAAGTCGTCGTACAACGATGTAAAGCAGCGAGCGTTATCGTCTCGGGCGAGACCATCGGTCAGATTGAGCACGGATTAATGCTGCTTGTCGGCATTACCCATGAAGATACAGAGCAAGATGTTCGGTATGCAGCTGATAAAATTGCCGGATTGCGTATCTTCGAAGATGAGCAGGAGAAAATGAACTTCTCGGTCGTCGATGTAGGCGGACAAATTCTATCCGTCTCCCAGTTCACTTTATACGGTGATGTTCGTAAAGGAAAACGCCCGAACTTCATGGCCGCGGCGCGGCCGGAACAGGCAGAACAATTATATGAGCTTTTCAATGCGAGATTACGCGAGTTAGGCTTGGTCGTTGAGACGGGGCGATTCGGGGCGATGATGGACGTCGTCTTTACGAATTCGGGCCCGGTAACCTTGATCGTGGATTCGAAGCAAGCGTGA
- the hisS gene encoding histidine--tRNA ligase: MAFQKPTGTQDILPGNVENWHFIEETARDMSRRFNYKEIRTPIFEQTELFERGVGETTDVVEKEMYTFRDKGDRSMTLRPEGTAGVVRSYVENKLYGEPDTCKLYYIGPMFRYERPQAGRQRQFHQFGIEAFGAVDPSIDAEVVAFGYQFCREIGLQGVKVEINSIGNPAVRAAYRDTLLQFLNPLRDKLCKDCQSRIDRNPLRVLDCKVDQQYFTDAPSILDSLDEECATHFEKVKQHLTAMGVEYTINHRLVRGLDYYTHTAFEYKAQGIGAIDTIGGGGRYNGLVAGIGGPDQPGVGFGIGLERIALILEKQGIAIPQPKPLDVYLIALGEQAEDEVTKQLHLLRTQGISAEKDYQGRKMKAQMKSADRMQARYTAILGEDELSRGEIALKSMATGEQKMVPLANLAQEII, encoded by the coding sequence ATGGCATTTCAGAAGCCTACAGGCACACAGGATATTCTGCCAGGGAATGTAGAGAACTGGCATTTTATTGAGGAGACGGCACGTGATATGAGCCGCAGATTCAACTACAAGGAGATCCGTACACCGATCTTTGAACAGACCGAACTGTTCGAACGTGGTGTAGGGGAGACGACGGATGTCGTTGAGAAAGAAATGTATACGTTCCGAGACAAAGGCGACCGCAGCATGACGCTTCGTCCGGAAGGTACAGCAGGCGTAGTGCGCTCCTATGTAGAGAATAAGCTCTATGGGGAGCCGGATACATGCAAATTGTATTATATCGGACCCATGTTCCGTTATGAGCGTCCGCAAGCAGGTCGTCAACGCCAATTCCACCAGTTCGGGATCGAAGCCTTCGGTGCAGTTGATCCGAGCATTGATGCGGAAGTCGTGGCTTTCGGCTATCAGTTCTGCCGTGAAATTGGACTTCAAGGCGTGAAGGTTGAGATCAATTCGATCGGGAATCCGGCTGTTCGCGCAGCTTATCGCGATACATTGCTTCAATTCTTGAATCCGCTTCGGGACAAACTCTGTAAGGATTGTCAGTCCCGCATCGATCGTAATCCGCTCCGCGTGCTCGACTGCAAAGTGGATCAGCAGTACTTCACAGATGCACCTTCGATTCTAGACAGCTTAGACGAAGAATGTGCGACACACTTCGAGAAAGTGAAGCAGCATTTAACGGCGATGGGCGTAGAGTACACTATTAATCACCGTCTTGTACGGGGGCTTGACTATTATACGCATACTGCGTTTGAGTATAAAGCACAAGGCATCGGCGCGATCGATACGATCGGCGGCGGTGGGCGTTACAATGGCTTGGTAGCAGGTATTGGCGGTCCGGATCAACCTGGTGTTGGATTTGGTATCGGGCTCGAGCGTATCGCATTGATTTTGGAGAAGCAGGGCATTGCCATTCCGCAGCCGAAGCCACTCGACGTGTATCTCATTGCACTTGGCGAGCAAGCAGAGGATGAAGTGACCAAGCAGCTGCATCTTCTACGGACACAAGGTATTTCAGCAGAAAAAGACTACCAAGGTCGTAAAATGAAGGCGCAAATGAAATCAGCCGACCGCATGCAGGCGCGTTATACCGCGATCTTGGGAGAGGACGAATTGTCCCGCGGGGAAATTGCACTGAAGTCGATGGCTACAGGGGAGCAGAAGATGGTGCCACTCGCGAACCTTGCCCAAGAAATTATCTAA
- the aspS gene encoding aspartate--tRNA ligase — MLKTHNCGTLTKANVGETVTLNGWVQRRRDLGGVLFIDLRDRSGIVQIVFNPDFSGDALKVGDRARNEFVLAVSGKVVERDAETVNPNLPTGEVEVQITEIEILNAAKNPPFFIEDGIEIDESLRLKYRYLDLRRPEMQRTLLLRSKAAKIFRDFLDEQGFIDVETPILTKSSPEGARDYLVPSRVHPGEFFALPQSPQIFKQLLMVSGIERYYQIARCFRDEDLRADRQPEFTQVDIETSFMSRDQLLGMMEQLMVRLFKETINVDIPTPFQRITYADAMGKYGSDKPDLRFGMELIEMNDIVANCGVKVFASVIEKGGEVKCLNAKGCGTWSRKEIDDLGPYAARYGAKGLAWIQVKDGEFKGPIVKFFTEDEIAAIKERTGAEEGDLLLFSADNKKVVADVLGNLRLKIGRQLGLINDNEYKFAWVVDFPLLGYDEEAKRYVAEHHPFTRPNDDDLHYFDTDPGQIRAQAYDIVLNGYEVGGGSMRIFKRDVQEKMFKALGFTPELAKEQFGYLLDAFEYGTPPHGGIAFGFDRLVMLLTGRTNLRETIAFPKTASATDLLNNAPSPVDIAQLDQLHIKLSQKAAEAVIG; from the coding sequence ATGCTAAAAACGCATAACTGTGGAACATTGACCAAAGCCAACGTCGGCGAGACGGTAACGCTCAACGGCTGGGTACAGCGCCGCCGCGACCTTGGAGGCGTACTCTTTATTGATCTTCGCGATCGGAGCGGGATCGTACAAATCGTATTTAACCCAGACTTCTCCGGCGACGCGCTGAAAGTCGGCGACCGTGCGCGTAACGAGTTCGTACTTGCCGTATCCGGTAAAGTCGTGGAACGTGACGCGGAGACGGTGAACCCGAACTTGCCAACAGGTGAAGTCGAAGTGCAAATCACGGAAATCGAAATTCTAAACGCAGCGAAGAACCCACCGTTCTTCATCGAAGACGGCATCGAAATCGATGAGTCCCTTCGCTTGAAATATCGTTACCTCGACCTTCGTCGTCCAGAAATGCAAAGAACGTTATTGCTTCGTTCGAAGGCAGCGAAAATTTTCCGCGACTTCTTAGATGAGCAAGGCTTTATCGACGTGGAGACGCCGATCTTGACGAAGAGCTCGCCAGAAGGCGCGCGTGACTATCTCGTACCAAGCCGCGTTCACCCAGGCGAATTCTTCGCATTACCGCAATCGCCGCAAATTTTCAAGCAGTTGCTTATGGTCAGCGGCATCGAGCGTTACTATCAAATCGCACGGTGCTTCCGCGACGAGGATCTGCGTGCAGACCGTCAGCCGGAATTTACGCAAGTCGACATTGAGACTTCTTTCATGTCCCGCGATCAATTGCTCGGCATGATGGAACAGCTTATGGTGCGCTTGTTCAAGGAAACAATCAACGTGGATATCCCAACGCCATTCCAGCGTATTACGTATGCGGATGCGATGGGTAAATACGGTTCGGACAAACCGGATCTTCGTTTTGGCATGGAATTGATTGAGATGAACGATATCGTCGCGAACTGCGGCGTTAAAGTATTCGCTTCCGTTATTGAGAAGGGTGGCGAAGTAAAATGCTTGAACGCGAAAGGTTGCGGAACTTGGAGCCGTAAAGAAATCGACGACCTTGGACCTTATGCAGCGCGTTATGGCGCGAAGGGTCTGGCTTGGATTCAAGTGAAAGACGGCGAGTTCAAAGGACCTATCGTCAAGTTCTTCACGGAAGATGAAATTGCAGCGATCAAAGAACGTACAGGCGCAGAGGAAGGCGACTTGCTCTTGTTCTCCGCAGACAACAAAAAAGTGGTTGCGGACGTTCTTGGTAACCTTCGTCTCAAAATCGGCCGCCAGCTCGGCTTGATTAACGATAATGAGTACAAATTCGCATGGGTTGTTGATTTCCCACTTCTCGGATACGACGAAGAAGCGAAACGTTATGTTGCTGAACACCATCCGTTCACGCGTCCGAACGATGATGACTTGCATTACTTTGATACAGACCCAGGCCAAATTCGCGCGCAAGCTTACGATATCGTCTTGAACGGTTATGAAGTCGGTGGCGGTTCGATGCGTATCTTCAAACGTGATGTGCAGGAGAAAATGTTCAAAGCCCTTGGCTTCACGCCAGAATTGGCGAAAGAGCAATTTGGCTACCTGCTGGATGCATTCGAATACGGAACGCCTCCACACGGCGGTATTGCATTCGGCTTTGACCGTTTGGTGATGCTGCTCACAGGCCGCACGAACCTGCGTGAGACGATCGCATTCCCGAAAACGGCTAGTGCAACAGATTTGCTCAACAATGCGCCATCACCGGTTGATATTGCACAACTTGATCAATTGCACATTAAGCTGTCCCAAAAAGCAGCTGAAGCAGTGATCGGCTAG